Proteins from a single region of Salinibacter grassmerensis:
- a CDS encoding 3'-5' exonuclease, with protein sequence MLHLERPLVFFDLEATGTDPQTARIIQIGMQRFVPSESGAALNETIDVLVDPQEEIPAAVTDLTGLSPDAVRQAPPLEAHLDRIAPLLADADLAGYNALAYDVPLLHAEFERHGRTLPGPDDRVVLDPYRLEQVLRPRTLSALYERYTGEALDDAHDALRDVEAAGMVLQRQLADHDIDGTPADLAQQIRGDYLDDQRRLKQEGDAVVVCFGKHDGKALRDIQSDHPGYFDWMYETIDDLRPHIDEALD encoded by the coding sequence GTGCTCCATCTCGAACGCCCCCTCGTCTTCTTCGACCTTGAAGCCACCGGCACGGACCCCCAGACGGCCCGCATCATCCAGATCGGGATGCAGCGATTCGTGCCGAGCGAGAGCGGGGCCGCGCTAAACGAGACCATCGATGTGCTCGTGGACCCGCAAGAGGAGATTCCGGCGGCCGTCACGGACCTGACGGGCCTCTCGCCCGACGCGGTCCGGCAGGCGCCCCCGCTGGAGGCCCACCTCGACCGCATCGCCCCTCTTCTCGCCGACGCCGACCTGGCCGGGTACAACGCCCTTGCGTACGACGTCCCCCTCCTCCACGCCGAATTTGAGCGGCACGGGCGGACGCTCCCCGGCCCCGACGACCGCGTCGTCCTCGACCCGTACCGCCTAGAGCAAGTGCTGCGTCCGCGCACCCTCTCGGCCCTCTACGAACGGTACACCGGCGAGGCGCTCGACGACGCCCACGATGCCCTCCGCGACGTGGAAGCGGCCGGGATGGTCCTCCAACGACAGCTTGCCGACCATGACATCGACGGCACGCCGGCCGACCTCGCCCAGCAGATTCGGGGCGACTATCTCGACGACCAGCGCCGCCTCAAGCAGGAGGGCGACGCAGTGGTGGTGTGCTTCGGCAAGCACGACGGGAAGGCCCTCCGCGACATTCAGAGCGACCACCCCGGCTACTTCGACTGGATGTACGAGACGATCGACGACCTCCGCCCCCACATCGACGAGGCCCTGGACTGA